In Piliocolobus tephrosceles isolate RC106 chromosome 4, ASM277652v3, whole genome shotgun sequence, the following are encoded in one genomic region:
- the KIF4B gene encoding chromosome-associated kinesin KIF4B codes for MKEEVKGIPVRVALRCRPLVPKEISEGCQMCLSFVPGEPQVVVGTDKSFTYDFVFDPSTEQEEVFNTAVAPLIKGVFKGYNATVLAYGQTGSGKTYSMGGAYTTEQENEPTVGIIPRVIQLLFKEIDKKSDFEFTLKVSYLEIYNEEILDLLCPSREKAQINIREDPKEGIKIVGLTEKTVLVALDTVSCLEQGNNSRTVASTAMNSQSSRSHAIFTISLEQRKKSDKNSSIRSKLHLVDLAGSERQKKTKAEGDRLKEGININRGLLCLGNVISALGDDKKGGFVPYRDSKLTRLLQDSLGGNSHTLMIACVSPADSNLVETLSTLCYADRARKIKNKPIVNIDPHAAELNHLKQQVQQLQVLLLQAHGGTLPGSINAEPSENLQSLMEKNQSLVEENEKLSRGLSEAAGQTAQMLERIILTEQVNEKLNAKLEELRQHAACKLDLQKLVETLEDQELKENVEIICNLQQLITQLSDETVACMAATIDTAVEHKAQVETSPEMSKSSDAFTTQHALHQAQLSKEVAELNNALALKEALVRKMTRNNSQLQPIQFQYQDNIKNLELEVINLQKEKEELVLELQTAKKDVNQAKLSERCHKRLQELEGQIADLKKKLNEQSKLLKLKESTERTVSKLNQEIWMMKNQRVQLMRQMKEDAEKFRQWKQKKDKEVIQLKERDRKRQYELLKLERNFQKQSSVLRRKTEEAAAANKRLKDALQKQREVTDKRKETQSHGMEGTAARVRNWLGNEIEVMVSTEEAKHHLNNLLEDRKILAQDVVQLKEQKESQENPPHKLRKRTFSLTEVNGQVLESENCITKQIESLETEMELKSAQIADLQQKLLDAESEDRPKQCWENIATILEAKCALKYLIGELISSKIHVIKLENSLRQSKASCADLQKMLFEEQNHFSEIETELQAELIRMEQQHQEKVLYLLSQLQQSQIAEKQLKESFSEKEQQLLSTLQCQDEELEKMREVCEQNQQLLQENEIMKQKLTLLQVTSRQKHPPNDTLLSPDSSFEYIPPKPKPSRVKEKFLEQSMDIEDLKYCSEHSVDDHEDGDGDGDSDEGDDEEWKPTKLVKVSRKNIQGCSCKGWCGNKQCGCRKQKSDCGVDCSCDPTKCRNRQQGKDGLGNVEWTQDSEGSFKLEDPTEVTPGLSFFNPVCATPNSKILKEMCDMEEVLSKKTAPAPSSFDLPELKHGATEYQQNKAPGKKKKRALASNTSFFSGCSPIKEEAH; via the coding sequence ATGAAGGAAGAGGTGAAGGGAATTCCTGTAAGAGTGGCACTGCGTTGTCGCCCTCTGGTCCCCAAAGAGATTAGCGAGGGCTGCCAGATGTGCCTTTCCTTCGTGCCCGGGGAGCCTCAGGTGGTGGTTGGTACTGATAAATCCTTCACCTACGATTTTGTGTTTGACCCCTCTACTGAACAGGAAGAAGTCTTCAATACAGCAGTAGCGCCGCTCATAAAAGGTGTATTTAAAGGATATAATGCAACGGTCCTGGCCTATGGGCAGACTGGCTCTGGAAAAACGTATTCAATGGGAGGTGCATACACCACAGAGCAGGAGAATGAACCAACAGTTGGTATTATTCCTAGGGTAATACAACTGCTCTTCAAAGAAATTGATAAAAAGAGTGACTTTGAGTTTACTCTGAAAGTGTCTTACTTAGAGATTTACAATGAAGAAATTTTGGATCTTCTATGCCCATCTCGTGAGAAAGCTCAAATAAATATACGGGAGGATCCTAAGGAAGGTATAAAGATTGTGGGACTCACTGAGAAGACTGTTTTAGTTGCCTTGGATACTGTTTCCTGTTTGGAGCAGGGCAACAACTCTAGGACTGTGGCCTCCACAGCTATGAACTCCCAGTCGTCCCGATCTCATGCCATCTTTACTATCTCcttagaacaaagaaagaaaagtgacaaGAATAGCAGCATTCGCTCCAAGCTGCATCTCGTAGACCTCGCTGGAtcagaaagacagaagaaaaccaaggctGAAGGGGATCGTCTAAAAGAGGGTATTAATATTAACCGAGGCCTCCTATGCTTGGGAAATGTAATCAGTGCTCTTGGAGATGACAAAAAGGGTGGTTTTGTGCCCTATAGAGATTCCAAGTTAACTCGACTGCTTCAAGATTCTCTAGGAGGTAATAGCCACACTCTTATGATAGCCTGTGTGAGTCCTGCTGACTCCAATCTAGTGGAAACATTAAGTACCCTTTGTTatgctgacagagcaagaaaaatcaagaacaaaCCTATTGTTAATATTGATCCCCACGCAGCTGAACTTAATCATCTAAAGCAACAGGTACAACAGCTACAAGTCTTGTTGCTACAAGCCCATGGAGGTACCCTGCCTGGATCTATAAATGCAGAACCATCAGAGAATCTACAATCCCTGATGGAGAAGAATCAGTCCCTGgtagaggaaaatgaaaaattaagtcGTGGTCTGAGCGAGGCAGCTGGTCAGACAGcccagatgttggagaggatcaTTTTGACAGAGCAAGTGAATGAAAAACTGAATGCCAAGCTAGAAGAGCTCAGGCAGCATGCGGCCTGCAAACTGGATCTTCAAAAGCTAGTGGAGACTTTGGAAGATCAGGAATTGAAAGAAAATGTAGAGATAATTTGTAACCTGCAGCAACTGATTACCCAGTTATCAGACGAAACGGTTGCTTGCATGGCTGCAACCATAGATACTGCGGTGGAACACAAAGCTCAAGTGGAAACCAGTCCAGAGATGAGCAAGTCTTCTGACGCTTTTACCACTCAGCATGCTCTCCATCAAGCTCAGTTGTCTAAGGAGGTGGCTGAGTTGAATAACGCCCTAGCACTGAAAGAGGCCCTAGTTAGGAAGATGACTCGGAACAACAGCCAACTACAGCCCATTCAGTTTCAATACCAGGATAACATAAAAAATCTAGAATTAGAAGTCATCAATctgcaaaaggaaaaggaagaattgGTTCTCGAACTTCAGACAGCAAAGAAGGATGTCAACCAAGCCAAGTTGAGTGAGCGCTGCCACAAACGTCTCCAGGAGCTGGAGGGTCAAATAGCTGATCTGAAGAAGAAGCTGAATGAGCAGTCCAAACTTCTGAAACTAAAGGAATCCACAGAACGTACTGTCTCCAAGCTGAACCAGGAGATATGGATGATGAAAAACCAGCGGGTACAGTTAATGCGTCAAATGAAAGAGGATGCTGAGAAGTTTAGACAGTGGAagcagaaaaaagacaaagaagtaaTACAGTTAAAAGAACGAGACCGTAAGAGGCAATATGAGCTGCTCAAACTTGAAAGAAACTTCCAGAAACAATCCAGTGTGCTCAGACGTAAAACAGAGGAGGCAGCAGCTGCCAACAAGCGTCTCAAGGATGCTCTCCAGAAACAACGAGAGGTCACAGATAAGCGGAAAGAGACTCAGAGCCATGGAATGGAAGGCACTGCAGCTCGAGTGAGGAATTGGCTTGGAAACGAAATTGAGGTTATGGTTAGTACTGAGGAAGCCAAACACCATCTGAATAACCTCCTTGAAGATAGAAAGATCCTGGCTCAGGATGTGGTTCAACTCAAAGAGCAAAAGGAATCTCAGGAGAATCCACCTCATAAACTCCGGAAGCGTACATTCTCACTTACTGAGGTGAATGGTCAAGTTTTGGAGTCAGAAAATTGTATTACAAAGCAGATTGAAAGCCTAGAGACTGAAATGGAACTCAAGAGTGCTCAGATTGCTGACCTACAGCAGAAGCTGCTGGATGCAGAAAGTGAAGACAGGCCAAAACAATGCTGGGAGAATATTGCCACCATTCTGGAAGCCAAGTGTGCCCTGAAATATTTGATTGGAGAGCTGATCTCCTCTAAAATACATGTCATCAAACTTGAAAACAGCCTGAGACAGAGCAAGGCCAGCTGTGCTGACCTGCAGAAGATGCTGTTTGAGGaacaaaatcatttttctgagatagagaCAGAGTTACAAGCTGAGCTGATCAGAATGGAGCAACAGCACCAAGAGAAGGTGCTATACCTTCTCAGCCAGCTGCAGCAAAGCCAAATAGCAGAGAAGCAGTTAAAGGAGTCATTCAGTGAAAAGGAACAGCAGCTACTGAGCACACTGCAGTGTCAGGATGAAGAACTTGAGAAGATGCGAGAAGTGTGTGAGCAAAATCAGCAACTTCTCCaagagaatgaaatcatgaaGCAGAAACTGACCCTCCTTCAGGTAACCAGCAGACAGAAACATCCTCCTAATGATACCCTTCTATCTCCAGACTCTTCTTTTGAATATATCCCACCTAAGCCAAAACCTTCTCGTGTTAAAGAAAAGTTCCTGGAACAAAGCATGGACATCGAGGATCTAAAATATTGTTCAGAGCATTCTGTGGATGATcatgaggatggtgatggtgatggtgacagtgatgagGGGGATGATGAGGAATGGAAGCCAACAAAATTAGTTAAGGTGTCCAGGAAGAACATCCAGGGGTGTTCCTGCAAGGGCTGGTGTGGGAACAAGCAGTGTGGGTGCAGGAAGCAAAAGTCAGACTGTGGTGTGGACTGTAGCTGTGACCCCACAAAGTGTCGGAACCGCCAGCAAGGCAAGGATGGCTTGGGCAATGTTGAATGGACCCAGGATTCTGAAGGCTCCTTCAAACTGGAGGATCCTACCGAGGTGACCCCAGGATTGAGCTTCTTTAACCCTGTCTGTGCCACCCCCAATAGCAAGATCCTGAAAGAGATGTGTGACATGGAGGAGGTGCTGTCAAAGAAGACTGCTCCAGCTCCCTCCTCTTTTGACCTCCCAGAATTGAAACATGGAGCAACAGAATACCAACAAAATAAGGCtccagggaagaaaaagaaacgagCTCTGGCCAGCAACACCAGCTTCTTCTCTGGCTGCTCCCCTATCAAAGAAGAAGCCCACTGA